The Littorina saxatilis isolate snail1 linkage group LG13, US_GU_Lsax_2.0, whole genome shotgun sequence genome contains a region encoding:
- the LOC138945365 gene encoding uncharacterized protein: MSKRPTKRPGRPSKQPPKRFRDEEAEGEDEMGVKESLTQLLAEQKALRKEIAEIRAAKTPAPEASPAGSTTSTGGKSNSGMAGHSGHSGEQSNTSGTQAWATGNQKMLPIDLHVPKTIKEKIWSGVAVRFAILLPADPKEMLEEDSDEDDEDKKKKKKKKEKKLLTFTEWVKAWNIYITILQDRAKEVHRGLGAHFARVCTLHELQGNWRDYDYRYRLAIAAGERAWGDSDADLFATTRLEPATQTHDGGKKKPQGGAGGKTGSGNPAKVGGFCFQFNEQGSCSRPNCGFKHFCSQCGGQHAIRKCSAKGHPFRAGRGGKEAGEGKK; encoded by the coding sequence ATGTCGAAGCGTCCAACCAAGCGACCGGGGCGTCCCTCAAAGCAGCCCCCGAAGAGGTTTCGAGACGAGGAGGCTGAAGGAGAGGACGAAATGGGCGTGAAGGAGTCGCTAACCCAGCTCCTTGCTGAGCAGAAGGCCCTGAGGAAGGAGATTGCGGAGATTCGGGCCGCCAAGACGCCGGCGCCTGAGGCATCGCCCGCAGGATCGACCACCTCTACGGGTGGAAAATCCAACTCAGGCATGGCTGGGCACTCTGGACACTCCGGTGAGCAATCTAACACTAGCGGTACACAGGCGTGGGCAACCGGCAACCAGAAAATGTTGCCCATTGACCTACACGTGCCAAAGACAATAAAGGAAAAGATCTGGAGCGGTGTGGCGGTTAGGTTCGCAATACTCCTGCCCGCGGACCCGAAGGAAATGCTGGAGGAGGACTCGGATGAGGACGAtgaagacaaaaagaagaagaagaagaagaaagaaaagaaactgtTAACCTTCACAGAGTGGGTGAAGGCCTGGAACATTTATATCACTATACTACAGGACAGAGCGAAAGAGGTACACAGGGGCCTGGGTGCCCACTTTGCTCGGGTGTGTACCCTGCATGAGCTGCAGGGCAATTGGCGGGACTATGACTACCGCTACCGGCTCGCAATTGCTGCAGGAGAAAGGGCATGGGGGGACAGCGACGCGGACCTGTTCGCCACCACCCGCTTAGAGCCTGCCACCCAGACCCATGACGGGGGAAAGAAGAAGCCGCAGGGTGGCGCAGGGGGGAAGACTGGAAGTGGAAACCCAGCCAAAGTGGGGGGCTTCTGCTTCCAGTTCAATGAACAGGGATCTTGCAGCCGCCCCAATTGTGGCTTCAAGCACTTTTGCTCGCAGTGTGGGGGGCAACACGCAATCCGAAAATGCAGCGCCAAAGGGCACCCCTTTCGAGCGGGACGGGGGGGAAAAGAAGCAGGAGAAGGAAAGAAATGA